The Tistrella mobilis genome window below encodes:
- a CDS encoding methyl-accepting chemotaxis protein, translating to MSSIRSLKIGGKLIVAFAALILVILTISIFAIDSLGRVEDTAAEMRDNRVPSLTTITKMDVAALEHRISVAGHIISQDAASMARIERDIDKQAAAMAEALRDYRPLISDDAERAVFEQLVAAWDAYLQVSAELITISRENRTADAMALYEGAARENRQIVGKALEEISQMNIDAVTIAGNHAVEVYEGARFGLLTALAVGLAIGVAAVILLVRSVARPISAMTAAMRRLAEKDTSVQIPGAGRGDEIGDMANAVAHFRDNMIRADQLAAEQEAGRAAREAERTRRDAATSRFLDQIGRVVSNLSSAATQMNGNAETLSHAADESQSRTTTVAAAAEQATVNVQTVATAAEELAASIREVGSRITTTADVTRRAVDQAETTNAVVQDLTRTAQKIGDVVLLIQQIAAQTNLLALNATIEAARAGEAGKGFAVVASEVKSLASQTGKATEEIQSQIDAIVTATDRTAGAIRSISTTIGEVGELTSAVAAAVEEQVAATAEIARNTQQASSGTDEVMRTIHGVAERAIETGRAAGDVRSAAGSLSGEATRLRDLVEGYVSEIKAA from the coding sequence ATGTCGTCCATCCGTTCCCTCAAAATCGGCGGCAAGCTCATTGTCGCCTTCGCCGCCCTGATCCTGGTCATCCTCACCATTTCCATCTTCGCCATCGACAGCCTCGGCCGGGTCGAGGACACGGCCGCCGAGATGCGCGACAACCGGGTGCCCAGCCTGACCACGATCACGAAGATGGATGTCGCAGCCCTGGAGCATCGCATCTCTGTCGCCGGGCACATCATTTCCCAGGATGCCGCATCGATGGCGCGCATCGAACGGGATATCGACAAGCAGGCCGCAGCGATGGCAGAGGCGCTGCGCGACTATCGCCCGCTGATCTCGGACGATGCCGAGCGGGCCGTGTTCGAGCAGCTGGTCGCGGCCTGGGATGCCTATCTGCAGGTCAGTGCAGAACTGATCACCATCTCGCGCGAGAACCGTACGGCGGACGCGATGGCGCTCTATGAAGGTGCGGCGCGGGAGAACCGTCAGATCGTCGGCAAGGCGCTGGAAGAGATCAGCCAGATGAATATCGATGCCGTGACCATCGCCGGTAACCACGCCGTCGAAGTCTATGAAGGGGCACGTTTCGGGCTGCTGACCGCACTCGCCGTCGGGCTCGCAATCGGTGTGGCGGCGGTGATCCTGCTGGTCCGCTCGGTCGCCCGCCCGATCAGCGCCATGACGGCCGCCATGCGCCGGCTGGCCGAAAAGGATACCTCGGTTCAGATTCCGGGCGCCGGGCGCGGCGACGAGATCGGCGACATGGCCAATGCGGTCGCGCATTTCCGCGACAACATGATCCGCGCCGACCAGCTCGCTGCCGAGCAGGAAGCCGGCCGGGCCGCCCGCGAGGCGGAGCGCACCCGCCGGGATGCGGCCACCAGCCGCTTCCTCGACCAGATCGGGCGTGTGGTCAGCAATCTGAGCTCGGCCGCGACCCAGATGAACGGCAATGCCGAAACGCTGAGCCATGCGGCGGATGAAAGCCAGAGCCGCACCACCACCGTCGCCGCCGCCGCCGAGCAGGCCACCGTCAACGTCCAGACCGTCGCGACCGCCGCCGAAGAACTGGCCGCTTCCATCCGCGAAGTCGGCAGCCGCATCACCACCACCGCCGACGTTACCCGCCGCGCCGTCGACCAGGCCGAGACCACCAATGCGGTGGTTCAGGATCTGACCCGCACCGCACAGAAGATCGGCGACGTGGTGCTGCTGATCCAGCAGATCGCCGCGCAGACCAATCTGCTGGCACTCAACGCCACCATCGAGGCCGCGCGCGCCGGCGAGGCCGGCAAGGGCTTCGCGGTCGTCGCGTCCGAGGTAAAGAGCCTGGCCAGCCAGACCGGTAAGGCCACCGAGGAGATCCAGAGCCAGATCGACGCCATCGTCACGGCCACCGACCGCACGGCCGGTGCCATCCGCTCCATCTCGACCACCATCGGCGAGGTGGGTGAGCTGACCTCGGCCGTCGCGGCCGCAGTCGAGGAACAGGTCGCCGCCACCGCCGAGATCGCCCGCAACACCCAGCAGGCATCCAGCGGCACCGACGAAGTGATGCGCACCATTCACGGCGTTGCCGAACGCGCGATCGAGACCGGCCGGGCCGCCGGAGACGTCCGCAGCGCCGCCGGCTCGCTCTCGGGCGAAGCCACGCGCCTGCGCGACCTCGTCGAGGGCTACGTCTCAGAGATCAAGGCCGCCTGA
- a CDS encoding lipid A deacylase LpxR family protein, with protein MIPDPAAAQAGNGSAVTGSVTEVVGTAEGTSDQPVAVEHDAENGTFALVFENDYFADTDRHYTNGFRFSYMTPPGDDPQWLRDAVGIIPFTGFGGDIRVVWSLGQSMYTPRDTSLRNPDPDDRPYAGWLYGSVGVIAETGGVLDQIELSLGIVGPSSLAKQTQKGVHELISSDDPQGWDTQLKDEPIVQLTYQKSWRALAAGSAWGFAADITPHAGFALGNAFTYANTGVTFRLGQDLPRDYGPPRISPSLPGSTYFRPTDSWGWYLFAGVDGRAVARNIFLDGNTWKESRSVDKKPLVGDLQAGLAITINGARIAYTHVIRSKEFDGQDQHDEFGAISVSFNF; from the coding sequence CTGATCCCGCGGCCGCCCAGGCCGGCAATGGCAGCGCCGTCACCGGTTCGGTGACGGAGGTGGTCGGTACGGCCGAAGGCACCTCGGACCAGCCGGTGGCGGTGGAGCATGATGCCGAGAACGGCACCTTCGCGCTGGTGTTCGAGAACGACTATTTCGCCGACACCGACCGCCACTACACCAACGGTTTCCGCTTTTCATACATGACCCCGCCGGGCGACGACCCGCAATGGCTGCGCGATGCGGTGGGCATCATCCCTTTCACCGGATTTGGCGGCGACATCCGGGTGGTCTGGTCGCTGGGCCAGAGCATGTACACGCCGCGCGACACCTCGCTCCGCAATCCCGATCCCGATGACCGCCCCTATGCCGGCTGGCTCTACGGCTCGGTCGGCGTGATCGCGGAGACCGGCGGCGTGCTCGATCAGATCGAATTGTCGCTGGGGATCGTCGGCCCCTCCTCCCTTGCCAAACAGACCCAGAAGGGCGTTCACGAGCTGATTTCGAGTGACGATCCCCAGGGCTGGGACACCCAGCTCAAGGACGAACCGATCGTCCAGCTGACCTATCAGAAGAGCTGGCGGGCTCTGGCTGCCGGGTCGGCCTGGGGATTTGCCGCCGACATCACGCCCCATGCGGGCTTTGCCCTCGGCAATGCCTTCACCTATGCCAATACCGGCGTGACCTTCCGCCTGGGCCAGGATCTGCCGCGCGATTACGGCCCGCCGCGGATCAGCCCCAGCCTGCCCGGCTCGACCTATTTCCGCCCGACGGACAGCTGGGGCTGGTACCTGTTTGCCGGCGTCGACGGACGGGCGGTCGCCCGCAACATCTTCCTGGACGGCAATACCTGGAAGGAAAGCCGCAGCGTCGACAAGAAGCCACTGGTCGGCGATCTGCAGGCCGGTCTCGCCATCACCATCAACGGCGCCCGCATCGCCTACACCCATGTGATCCGGTCGAAGGAGTTCGACGGCCAGGATCAGCATGATGAATTCGGCGCCATTTCTGTATCGTTTAACTTTTAA